One Acidimicrobiia bacterium genomic window, GGGGCAAAGCCCCTCGCCACCAAAGCATCCATTGCTAGGTGGGAGGGCGGCACCACCAGACCACGCCGCGGCAACAGCCTCAGCCCACCGGGAGCCGACGTTTCTTGGGCCAACAGCTCAGCAGATCTCCAGCACGTTCACCCAGATCGAATGGGTGGCGGTATGCCCGTCGGAGTCGGTCACGGTCAGGGTGATGACGTGCACGGTTGACGTGCAGCTATCTCCGCTGAGGGTGACCGTGATGGACTGTCCGGTCCCCAAGTTTCCATCCAGATCCGACTCCCACACGAGGCTGGCGTCCGACAGCGTTCCGTCCTCGGGGTCGGTGCCCATTCCGGTCAGCGTCACCGAATCGCCGACCACAATGATGGTGGCGGTGGCCGGACTGGTGATCTGGGCACTCGGATAGCCGGCACCGGCCACAACCTCGACGCCAATCGTGTCGGTGCCCGTCAATCCGAAGCCGTCGGTCACCGTCAACGTGATGGTGTGCGTTCCGGCACTCAACTGGCTCGACACGGTCCATCCGCTCCCCAGGTTGCCGTCGAGGCTGGAACTCCAGACCAGATCGGAAGCTTGGATCGCCTCGTCGGGGTCGAATCCGAATCCGGAGAAGTTGACCGTTTGACTGGTGTAGAAAGTCGATCCGGTGGCCGGATAGGTGATGGACGCGGTCGGTGCCGTGTTCACCACGAAAACCTGCACCTGATCGGTGGCGGTCGCTCCGAAGGCATCGGTGGCCGTGGCGGTGATCGTGTGGCTGCCAAGCTGGAGGGTCGGTGCCGCACAGCTGTAGGGTCCGATGACTCCGTTGTCTGCGCACAGCTCTCCCTGGCGGTCCGAGGTGAAGGTCACCGACACATCGAACTGGTCGCCCCACGGCTTCGCCTTTTCGGGGTCGGTCACGTCGGCACCGAGGTACACGCCGTCGTAGGGCACCGGCTCACCGTTGGTGTGCGAGGTGATGTGGATGGTCGGCGGCTGATTGGGTTTCACCTGCTGTAGGGCCCTCAACGCATCCACGTAGCCGGTGGTCACCTTGGGGTCGGTACTGGTGTTAGCCGAGGCCTGGAGCATGGTGAGGATCTGGCTCTTGTACAGGTAGGGGTTGAGGGCCTTCATCAGCGCCACGATGCCAGACAGATACGGCGCCGAGCAGGAGGTGCCGTTGAAGAAGGCAAGTTCATCTTCGCCGGTGACGTTGATATCTTCGCCGGCGCTGACCCGGGTGAGGGTTGAGAAGAGCCCGGTGGGTGCCCACATGTCGACCGGCGTGCCGTAGTTCGAGCCGTCCCAGGCCAGGCCGTTCCTGACGATTGCTCCGACGCAGATGGCCCCGTCGAGTTCGCACGGATAGATGTCGTTGTTGCCGATGTCGTCGCCGGCGTTGCCGGCCGAGGCCACGACGATGGCGCCGGTGTTGCGGGCGCTCCCGACTGCGGCCTTCAGCACATTGCCGTTGTCGAAGTTGCGACACATCCAGCCACAGTCGAAGTCGATGCTGGTGTTGACGACATGGGCGTTGTTGTAGGCGGCGTCGTAGACGCCCGAGGCGATCTCCCAGACGTCGGGTCCGACCCGGATCAGCAGGGTCTTGATCTCGGCGCCGGTCGTGCCTCCGCCGCTGGTTCCGGCCGTTCCGTAGAGGTTGCGGCCGTTGGCGCAACAGGTGCCGAAGGACATCTGTCCGTGCCAGCAACCTTTGGGACAGTTGGAGAACCCCATGGCGATCCCACCGGCCGTCCAGTCGTAGTCGATCTCGTCGAGCTGGGGCGGTTTGCTGCCCGAGTAGAGGAAGTCATCGCTGCCCACCAGCGGGACTCCGGTGGTCGTGCTCAGGTCGAACCCGCTGTCGACCACCGCCACCATGGTCGGGTAGTAGGCGGTGGTGGGCGGGAAGCCCTGGTAGCGCAGGTACTCCCAGGCCCGGATAACACCCACGGAAACCTCGTTTTCGCTCATCCACCACCAGTTGGCGGCGTCGAGGTAGCCCCCTCCGTCGGCGGGGTGTTCGCACACGGTGCAGTTGAAGTCGGCGATCTGGTTGAGAGTGATCTGGTGGTCGGCTCGCTCCCTGGCTACCAGCGCAGTCAATCGGGCGGCAGTATCAGTGGAGAAGGTCCACGCTCCGCGCAGTCCGGCGGTTTCCATGTTGACGGCGAAGTCGCCGAGCGGCGACGTGGTCGGGTCGACGCCGACGAGGACGAACCCGGTGGTGGGAGCCATGGCCGGGTTGGGGGTTTCGCCTTCGACCAGCAGCGGTGTGCCGTCCCGCAGGACGGTGCCCCCATAGGCAGAGAGGAGGGCGGCCAGCTCGGCCGGGTCATCGGTTTGGAGGATGACCTCGTCGGCTACGAACGTTTCGGGAGTGCCGTCTGGTCCGACCGCCGCTTCCACGGTGCGGGCCGGTCCCCCGCTCAACCCGGGGATCTCGGCGACTTCGGGGGTAACGGTGGGGTCGATCTGGTAGGAGAAGTGACCGGCGATCAGGATGTCGATCAACTCCTGCACCTGGAGTTGAGCGTCACAGTCGACGATCCAGTCGTTGCGGTCGGGTTTGGGCGGGCACCCGTCGAAGCGTTTGCGGAGGTTCTTCAGACCGATCAAGCCCTCCTCGATGTGGCCGGCCGCGAAGGCGGCTTCGATGGCCGACAACCGGGCACTGGTCGCCGTCCGCAAGCCCGGTTCGCCATCTTCGAACACACCGTCGCCGAAACCTTCGATGAGCGCGATCAGAATGTCGGGATCGCCGCCGTCGATAATGCCGTCACCGTCGGAGTCGGGATCGGCAGGATCGGTCCCCAACGCAACCTCGAGAGCATCGATGAGCCCGTCGTCATCGGAATCGACGACGGGCGCGGCGGGATCGAATGCGGCGCTCGGCGTCACCGAAGCGCCCAGGAACATGGTCAGACCGACGAGAAGAACGAGGGATTTCCGCTGCATGACAACCTCCCGGCAATCGGAGTACTGCCCTCAGAGCATCAACTCCCCCCAGGTTCTCTCATTCGAATCGGGCGGTCTAGAGGAAAAGGCCACCAACGTGGGCGCCGGCGCAAAGCGCGGCGGCCCCTGCGATTGACCGGAGGCCGGCGCCGGTGGGTTGCCGGCGGCGAGACCACGGACGGGCCAGGTCTCGCCGCCGCTTCTGAGATTCCCTATCAGCCGTCGGACAGAGTCCGGAGGAAGGCCACGATCGCCGCCTCCTCTGCCGGGGTCAGGCCCAGATCACCGAGTTCGTCGGTGTTGACGTTGTCGTCTATTTCCGGAGCCGGCCAGCATCCGGCCGACATCGCCTGGGCTTCGGTGTAGGCGCCGGGGCATTCGGGCTTCACGTCTCGAGTGTTGTAGAAGTGGACGATTCCCTCCAGCGACTTGAAGTAGCCGTTGTGCCCGAACGCCTTCACCGTCCCGGCCGGCTGCAGGGCGACGTTGCGCAGGGTGGGAACCTTGAACTTCCCCATCTCTTCTTCGTAGACGTCTTCGTCGTAACCGGCATTCATGAGGAAGCCACCCAGACCAGGATCTCTGAAGTCGGGATCCGCCAGATAGGCCGGGTTCTCGGGGTTCACCGGGATGCCGAGGTTGTCGAAGGTGAAATCGGTGAACAGCGCATCCTGGCCGGTGGCGGAATGGCACGCCCGGCAGCCACCCTTGCCCTGAAACAGCGCGAAGCCTCTCTGCTCCTCTCTCGACAACTTGCCCAGATCGAACTTCGAGCTGAAGGCGTTGGAGGCCGTGGAGTCTTCGAACGCCGCAATCGCGAGGGCAATCTGGTCGTAGGCGCCATCGGAGATGGTACGGTCGGCGGCGGAAAGGGCCACCGTGGTGCCCTCGGTAGCGCACGTAGCCGCAATGCCTCCCGGCCAGGTGATACTGCAGGTGTCCGCCCCCCAGACGCTGGTGAAAAGCGTCCCGTAGCCACCGGTACACACCTTCCAGACCACGCACGCCGAGTCGGGAAGTGCCTGCTCCATCGGATTCAGGAAAGGTCCCTGCGCTTGATCGGCGGCCGGATTCCCCAGCTTCTCGCCCGTCGCCCGGCCGTCCCAGAAGTTGCCTCCCACGTACGTGCCCTTCTTGTCCACATGGAAGATCGGGCTCACCGTCGCGTAGGCGGAACTCGGCGGCTTGCGGTCCCCGAATCGGCCGGCGATGGAACCCTCGTACACAGCTCCGGCTGCGTTGATCGCTTCGTTCGGACCGGTCCAGCCCCAATCAGGATCGTGACAGCTCGCACACGACTGGTTTCCGTTGATGGACAGGGCTTCGTCGAAGAAGATGCCCTCCCCTAGTTGCTCGATGGGTGTGAGCTCCTGGGCGCCGGCCGGAACGACGGCCGCCACCAGCAGGATTGCCATGAACAACAATCCCCATACCCTCGGTCTCATAATGCCTCCCGTATCTCTCGATGCGGTCGAGGCGCCTCCCGATTGGCATTATGCCGACCGCGTCCTTCGACTGGATAGAGGAAAAGGCCACATTGGATGGTGGCCCATCTGGGCCGGGTGGTGGTGCGACTGTCCGCCGACCGGGCACAGGAGTTCGTTGGCCGGATGGACCGGCTGGTCTCCGACCTGCGGGAAGCCGACGACGAGCGAGAAGGCTCGGTCGGCTTCGCCTTGACCGCCGCGCTGGTACCCACCGACCTGGAGGATGACCGATGACCTCTGCCACTCCCCCGGGCCAGCCGGGGCCTCAGGCGTTTCGCCGCCCGATTCGCACGACCGCGTGGCCGGTGGGCTCCCTGCGGCACTAGTGGTCTGTCGCGGATTCAGTGATCTGGTTGAGGGCGGCTCGTCCTCGTTTGACTTTGGCAATGATTTCTTCG contains:
- a CDS encoding S8 family serine peptidase; translation: MQRKSLVLLVGLTMFLGASVTPSAAFDPAAPVVDSDDDGLIDALEVALGTDPADPDSDGDGIIDGGDPDILIALIEGFGDGVFEDGEPGLRTATSARLSAIEAAFAAGHIEEGLIGLKNLRKRFDGCPPKPDRNDWIVDCDAQLQVQELIDILIAGHFSYQIDPTVTPEVAEIPGLSGGPARTVEAAVGPDGTPETFVADEVILQTDDPAELAALLSAYGGTVLRDGTPLLVEGETPNPAMAPTTGFVLVGVDPTTSPLGDFAVNMETAGLRGAWTFSTDTAARLTALVARERADHQITLNQIADFNCTVCEHPADGGGYLDAANWWWMSENEVSVGVIRAWEYLRYQGFPPTTAYYPTMVAVVDSGFDLSTTTGVPLVGSDDFLYSGSKPPQLDEIDYDWTAGGIAMGFSNCPKGCWHGQMSFGTCCANGRNLYGTAGTSGGGTTGAEIKTLLIRVGPDVWEIASGVYDAAYNNAHVVNTSIDFDCGWMCRNFDNGNVLKAAVGSARNTGAIVVASAGNAGDDIGNNDIYPCELDGAICVGAIVRNGLAWDGSNYGTPVDMWAPTGLFSTLTRVSAGEDINVTGEDELAFFNGTSCSAPYLSGIVALMKALNPYLYKSQILTMLQASANTSTDPKVTTGYVDALRALQQVKPNQPPTIHITSHTNGEPVPYDGVYLGADVTDPEKAKPWGDQFDVSVTFTSDRQGELCADNGVIGPYSCAAPTLQLGSHTITATATDAFGATATDQVQVFVVNTAPTASITYPATGSTFYTSQTVNFSGFGFDPDEAIQASDLVWSSSLDGNLGSGWTVSSQLSAGTHTITLTVTDGFGLTGTDTIGVEVVAGAGYPSAQITSPATATIIVVGDSVTLTGMGTDPEDGTLSDASLVWESDLDGNLGTGQSITVTLSGDSCTSTVHVITLTVTDSDGHTATHSIWVNVLEIC
- a CDS encoding cytochrome c peroxidase codes for the protein MRPRVWGLLFMAILLVAAVVPAGAQELTPIEQLGEGIFFDEALSINGNQSCASCHDPDWGWTGPNEAINAAGAVYEGSIAGRFGDRKPPSSAYATVSPIFHVDKKGTYVGGNFWDGRATGEKLGNPAADQAQGPFLNPMEQALPDSACVVWKVCTGGYGTLFTSVWGADTCSITWPGGIAATCATEGTTVALSAADRTISDGAYDQIALAIAAFEDSTASNAFSSKFDLGKLSREEQRGFALFQGKGGCRACHSATGQDALFTDFTFDNLGIPVNPENPAYLADPDFRDPGLGGFLMNAGYDEDVYEEEMGKFKVPTLRNVALQPAGTVKAFGHNGYFKSLEGIVHFYNTRDVKPECPGAYTEAQAMSAGCWPAPEIDDNVNTDELGDLGLTPAEEAAIVAFLRTLSDG